One Benincasa hispida cultivar B227 chromosome 5, ASM972705v1, whole genome shotgun sequence genomic window carries:
- the LOC120077822 gene encoding pentatricopeptide repeat-containing protein At4g21065-like, giving the protein MKNVYKLHCCIIKSNKQNDPPSLRRLLLSCVAAAPESLSYARYIFSRIPSPDTFAYNTIIRAHSHFFPSHSLSFFFSMRSSGVPFDNFTFPFVLKACSRLQMDLHLHSLIVKYGLDSDSFVQNALMCVYGCSGSLEIAVKVFDQMSERDSVSWSTIISSFVNNGFASEALTLFKKMQLEDKVVPDEVTMLGVISAISHLGALELGRWVRVLIDRLGLEISVALGTALIDMFSRCGSIDESVVVFEKMAVRNVLTWTALINGLAVHGRSTEALAMFHSMRNSGVQPDYVTFSSVLVACSHGGLVKEGWDIFQSISKDYKLDPLLEHYGCIVDILGRAGLLNEAYEFVERMPMKPNSIIWRTLLGACVNHNNPDLAEKVKTKISELSSLHDGDFVLLSNVYGAAGRWVEKESVRSKMRDKRIGKEPGCSLINVDQAIHEFVSGDSSHPQSEEITKFLSSIIGDLRSSGYTPHTENVLHDINEEEREHSLRYHSEKLAVAFAILSMKDNKTIRVMKNLRICHDCHSFMKYISNRFERTIIIRDRNRFHHFDKGSCSCHDYW; this is encoded by the coding sequence ATGAAAAATGTATACAAACTCCATTGTTGCATAATCAAAAGTAACAAGCAGAATGATCCTCCGTCTCTCCGTCGCCTCCTTCTTTCCTGTGTTGCTGCAGCTCCCGAAAGCTTATCTTATGCTCGTTATATATTCTCTCGAATTCCTTCTCCAGATACCTTCGCTTATAACACCATTATACGAGCACATTCTCACTTCTTTCCTTCTCATTCtttgtcctttttcttttccatgcGCTCCAGTGGCGTCCCTTTTGATAATTTCACATTCCCTTTTGTTCTCAAGGCATGTTCTCGATTGCAAATGGACCTTCACTTGCATTCCCTTATTGTTAAGTATGGTTTGGACTCTGATAGTTTTGTGCAGAATGCATTGATGTGTGTTTATGGGTGTAGTGGGTCATTAGAGATTGCAGTCAAGGTGTTTGATCAAATGTCTGAGAGAGATTCTGTCTCTTGGTCTACtattatttcttcttttgttaatAATGGCTTTGCATCTGAGGCTTTGACCTTATTCAAGAAAATGCAGTTGGAAGATAAAGTAGTGCCTGATGAAGTAACCATGCTCGGTGTGATATCTGCAATCTCACACTTAGGAGCTTTGGAATTGGGTCGATGggttagagtgcttatcgatcgGCTTGGCTTGGAAATTTCTGTTGCTTTAGGCACTGCTCTTATCGATATGTTCTCCAGATGTGGATCCATTGATGAATCGGTTGTTGTATTTGAGAAGATGGCAGTGAGGAATGTGTTGACATGGACTGCGCTAATCAACGGGCTTGCGGTCCATGGGCGGAGTACGGAGGCGTTAGCAATGTTCCATAGCATGAGGAATTCAGGGGTGCAGCCAGATTATGTTACATTCTCTAGTGTCTTAGTAGCTTGTAGCCATGGGGGTCTTGTAAAAGAAGGTTGGGATATTTTCCAAAGCATTTCGAAGGATTATAAGTTGGATCCTCTTCTAGAGCATTATGGCTGCATTGTTGATATTCTTGGCCGTGCAGGCCTGCTGAATGAAGCTTATGAATTTGTGGAAAGAATGCCAATGAAGCCAAATTCAATCATCTGGAGGACACTTCTAGGAGCATGTGTGAATCATAACAATCCTGATTTAGCCGAAAAGGTTAAGACGAAGATCTCCGAGCTAAGCTCTTTGCATGATGGCGATTTTGTGCTTCTATCCAATGTTTATGGAGCAGCTGGTAGATGGGTAGAAAAGGAATCAGTGAGGAGTAAGATGAGAGACAAAAGAATAGGCAAGGAACCTGGGTGTAGCTTGATTAATGTAGACCAAGCAATTCATGAGTTTGTTTCTGGGGATAGTTCTCATCCACAATCCGAGGAGATAACGAAGTTCTTGAGCTCAATTATAGGAGATCTAAGAAGCAGCGGGTACACGCCACACACGGAAAACGTATTACACGATATCAACGAGGAAGAAAGAGAGCACTCTTTAAGGTATCATAGTGAGAAACTGGCCGTTGCTTTTGCAATTCTTAGTATGAAAGATAACAAGACGATAAGGGTCATGAAGAATCTTAGAATTTGTCATGACTGTCattcatttatgaaatatatttcaaaCAGGTTTGAGAGGACGATAATCATTCGGGATCGCAATCGGTTTCATCATTTTGATAAAGGATCATGTTCATGTCATGATTATTGGTGA